The stretch of DNA TCTTTCTACTCCTGCCGCCTATGTGGCCTTTGCGGGAGGTTTTGCCACCGGCACCTACGTAGGCATGGTCATTGAAAAAAGACTTGCTGCCGGTATTGTGCTGATAAGGATTATTACAGTTAAAAAAGATAGCGATGCCTTGGTTGCGCACCTGAGAAATTGTGGATATTGGGTTACAGTTTTAGACGCAATAGGCAATGAAGGGCATGTGAATGTGGTTTTCCTACCCGCAAGAAGGAAAGAGCTGCCTGCCCTGGTTGAAATTGTGCAAAAGTACAATCCCAATGCGCTCTACACCATTGAAAACCTCCGCTTCGTCAGCTCCCTGCGTTCCCAACTTTCGCAAATGCAGAGATAATTTTTACCTTTATTTTCATGCCATATACGGTTATATCCCACCCGTAAACTTTATCGGCTATGTACAGGCTAACGAAACAATTCCTATCCAGACGCGCTTTCATAACCGGTGCCGCATCTGGTCTTGGGAAGGCATTAAGCCTTCAGCTGGCACAAGACGGATGGATAATCGGTGTTAGCGATATTGCAGAAGAGGGGCTCATGGAAACCTCCCGCTTGATTGCGCAATACGGAGGCAGAGCAATTCCTTTTGTTCTGGATGTGGCCGACCGGTTGCGTTATGAAGAAGTTGCCCGGCAGTTTCTTGAACAGACCGGTGGTATTGACCTGCTGATAAATAATGCCGGAGTCGGTGACGGAGGGCTTTTTGAAGAGTACGGCCTGGACAACTGGGAGTGGATTGTGAGGGTTAACCAGATGAGTGTAATTTATGGATGTCATTTCTTCATTCCGGTGATGAAAAGACAAAAGAGCGGCCATATCATCAACATATCCAGTATTGCCTCCATGACCAGTGCCCCGCTCATGGGAGGCTACAACGCCACCAAGGCTGCAGTAAAAGCTATTTCCGAAACCCTTTACGCGGAATTGCGGCCTTTCGGAATAGGCGTATCGGTAGTTATGCCCTACTTTTTCAGAACCAACATTATTCAATATGCTCGTGGATCATACGGCACCAGTGACCTTGCATACTATATTGTACATAGCTCTAAGGTATCAGCTGAGGAAGTAGCTATTAAAATATTAAAGCGTGCGGGGAAAAAAA from Chitinophagales bacterium encodes:
- a CDS encoding UPF0316 protein; translation: MPLLLSEQFSYMEWVVIPALIFIARIFDVSISTLRIMYTINERQMLASLLGFVEVLIWLVAVSQALKHLSTPAAYVAFAGGFATGTYVGMVIEKRLAAGIVLIRIITVKKDSDALVAHLRNCGYWVTVLDAIGNEGHVNVVFLPARRKELPALVEIVQKYNPNALYTIENLRFVSSLRSQLSQMQR
- a CDS encoding short chain dehydrogenase, which translates into the protein MYRLTKQFLSRRAFITGAASGLGKALSLQLAQDGWIIGVSDIAEEGLMETSRLIAQYGGRAIPFVLDVADRLRYEEVARQFLEQTGGIDLLINNAGVGDGGLFEEYGLDNWEWIVRVNQMSVIYGCHFFIPVMKRQKSGHIINISSIASMTSAPLMGGYNATKAAVKAISETLYAELRPFGIGVSVVMPYFFRTNIIQYARGSYGTSDLAYYIVHSSKVSAEEVAIKILKRAGKKTFYILHPWQAWLFYLWKRFFPLSLLHFNIFMARHKDTLLKRYRDKYFKQTGKKKGETVQ